Proteins from a single region of Hordeum vulgare subsp. vulgare chromosome 6H, MorexV3_pseudomolecules_assembly, whole genome shotgun sequence:
- the LOC123401910 gene encoding uncharacterized protein LOC123401910: protein MASGGAGGYYHGDRYGYGYSRQQAAPSPSSAASFHVCLFLATASLLGAASLYSHCESAMESLVDQLRVAVVLSPFILLLAAQYWSATGRRWRSSYSSSSSSLLAAPTPAVSWEQQPPWYDQRQRDGGASSPWGVALALALVLLLISYQSCFQYWWSPVVRRRR, encoded by the coding sequence ATGGCGAGCGGCGGCGCGGGGGGATACTACCACGGCGACCGGTACGGCTACGGCTACTCGCGGCAGCAGGCCGCGCCGTCTCCGTCGTCGGCGGCGTCGTTCCACGTGTGCCTGTTCCTGGCCACGGCGTCCCTCCTGGGCGCCGCGTCCCTCTACTCGCACTGCGAGTCCGCCATGGAGAGCCTCGTCGACCAGCTCCGGGTCGCCGTCGTGCTGTCCCCGTTCATCCTCCTCCTCGCGGCGCAGTACTGGTCCGCGACCGGGCGGCGCTGGCGTTCGTCGtactcgtcctcgtcgtcatcgctgCTCGCGGCTCCGACGCCGGCCGTGTCGTGGGAGCAGCAGCCGCCCTGGTACGACCAGCGGCAGCGGGACGGCGGCGCATCGTCGCCGTGGGGCGTGGCGCTGGCGCTGGCGCTCGTCCTGCTGCTCATCTCCTACCAGTCGTGCTTCCAGTACTGGTGGTCCCcggtcgtccgccgccgccgctga
- the LOC123401909 gene encoding replication factor C subunit 3: MAGATAAAPMDIDGAAAPPAFKGKAPLSAAAAVKSSPWVEKYRPQSLADVAAHRDIVDTIDRLTDENRLPHLLLYGPPGTGKTSTILAVARKIYGSQYGNMILELNASDERGIGVVRQQIQDFASAHSLSFGAKPAVKLVLLDEADAMTKDAQFALRRVIEKYTRSTRFALICNHVNKIIPALQSRCTRFRFAPLDGSHVSERLRHIIKSEGLDVDEGGLSALVRLSNGDMRKSLNILQSTHMASQQITEEAVYLCTGNPMPKDIEQIAFWLLNEPFSTSFKHIADMKMRKGLALIDIIREVTMFVFKIKMPSSVRVKLINDLADIEYRLTFACNDKLQLGALISTFTTARTAMVAAAD, translated from the exons ATGGCGggcgccaccgccgccgctccgATGGACATCGACGGCGCCGCCGCGCCCCCGGCCTTCAAGGGCAAGGCGCcgctctccgccgccgccgccgtcaagtCCTCGCCCTGGGTCGAGAAGTACCGGCCCCAGTCCCTCGCCGACGTCGCCGCCCACCGCGACATCGTCGACACCA TTGATAGGCTTACAGATGAGAATAGGCTTCCACATTTGTTGCTCTACGGTCCACCTGGCACTGGGAAAACATCAACAATACTAGCTGTCGCAAGGAAGATATATGGCTCACAGTATGGCAACATGATTCTGGAGCTCAATGCATCAGATGAACGTGGGATTGGTGTTGTAAGGCAGCAGATACAGGACTTTGCTAGTGCACACAGCCTCTCTTTTGG AGCAAAGCCTGCTGTTAAGTTGGTCCTCTTGGATGAAGCAGATGCTATGACCAAGGATGCACAGTTTGCATTGCGGAGAG TCATTGAGAAGTATACAAGGAGCACGAGGTTTGCACTCATATGCAATCATGTGAACAAAATCATCCCAGCACTGCAATCAAGGTGCACTAGGTTTAGATTTGCTCCACTTGATGGCTCTCATGTTAGTGAGCGTCTACGACATATAATAAAATCTGAGGG GCTTGATGTAGATGAGGGTGGCTTGAGTGCCCTTGTGCGGTTAAGTAATGGTGACATGAGGAAGTCTTTGAATATATTGCAG TCAACACACATGGCATCCCAGCAAATAACAGAAGAAGCTGTCTACCTTTGCACGGGAAACCCCATGCCTAAAGATATTGAGCAGATAGCGTTTTGGTTACTAAATGAACCATTTTCAACCAGCTTCAAAC ATATAGCTGATATGAAGATGAGAAAAGGTCTGGCTTTGATTGATATCATACGGGAGGTCACTAT GTTTGTGTTCAAAATTAAAATGCCATCCAGTGTACGAGTAAAGTTGATTAATGATTTGGCAGATATTGA GTATCGGCTTACCTTTGCCTGCAACGATAAACTGCAGCTTGGGGCACTGATCTCGACTTTCACAACTGCGCGCACGGCTATGGTTGCTGCTGCTGACTAA